The Microcystis aeruginosa NIES-843 sequence ACCACTACGCTCGATCGCCCTAGCGGCGGTTCCATCGGCGGCAACAGAAGCAATAATAGCACGGCCACTAGCTAATAATACCTGAATTTTGGACGGCATATTAAAGGAAATAACGTTATGTTTTTGCATCACCATACCCACATCGGCGGCTGCTAACATTTCTGGTAATTTTTCCCGGGGTTGAAAGGGTAATAAAAGCACATTACTGGCCCCCTGTTGTTGGCGATACTTTTCTAGGCGATCGAGTGCTTCTTTTTTACCAACAATTACCACTTTAATCTCAGGGATGTCAACTAAGTAAACTGCAGCATCGATCAGGGTTTCTAGGGGTTGGGTTAGGGCAATATTGCCAGAATATAAAACAACAAATTTGCCCTCAAGATGATTTTCTTGGCGAAAATAATTATTGTTTTTCGGCAGAGGTTTAATAAAGCTTACATCCACCCAATTAGGAATTTCAATAATTTTCTGACTCGGCACATTTTTAGTTAGGAGATTTTTGGTAAAACCATCGGCAATAACCGAGATTTTGCTGGCAGTTTGATAGGCAAATTTTTCGAGACGACTAAAAACCTTAATCATTTTCTCATTAGTTAATAATCCCACATGAACTGCCGCATCGGGCAAAATATCCTGTAAATTTAGAATAATCGGTACCCCATATAATTTACTCAATAAAGCGGCGGGAACGCAAACGGGTAATCCGGGGACAGTTAAGAAAATTAGATCGGGTTTTTCACCCTTGAGAGCCTGAAAGAAACTCAAAAAAACAAAGCTCAATTCAAATAAAATTCGATTTTTTAAACTTCTTTGGGGACGCGCCCAGACGTAGGAACGTTGAATTTTAACACCATTTCGTTCTTCTTCTAGATAGATTTTTCCTCGGTATTCGGGATCGATTTCACTATTAGGATACCAAGGAAAAGCGGTTAAAACCCTGACTTGATGACCTCTTTTAACCAATCCTTCCGCTAATTCCGTCATCAGGGGAGCGATGCCGATCGGTTCGGGATAATAGTTATAAGAATAGAGCAAAATTCGCATAGGGATGGCAATTTGGTTGGGCGATTCAGTTTCATGATTTTATCAATAGTTACTGTTTTTTTGACAAATCAGATGCGCTTTTGTCAGGGATGACCCTAGAAAGAGGTTTGGCATCAGGTGAGGATTAGCGGTGAGAGATGCGGAAAAAAAGGGAAATTGGCTAATAAATTAATCCTCAAAACCCCTAACTATTCCCCCTTTTACCCCTGCCTAAATACTGACCCTTATTTTTCCCTTACCCGGTGGCCGATATCACGACGATAATAGATGCCCTGAAAGTGTATCCTTTTCACCGATTGATAGGCAAGTTCGATCGCCTGATTAAAATTAGCTCCCATAGCCGTGACACCCAAGACGCGGCCGCCATCGGTGAAGATATCGCCGTGTTTTAAAACCGTGCCGGCGTGGAAAACGATCGCTCCCGCGGTTTCAGCTGCCTTAATTCCAGTGATTAACTGGCCTTTTTCGTAGTGGTCGGGATAACCGGCAGACGCGGCCACCACACAAACGGCACTACCGGATCGCCATTGTAAAGAGGGGAAATCAGTTAATTTTTGTTGAGCGCAAGCCAGCAGCAGCGGTGCCAGGGGAGTTTCCAGTAGGGGTAAAACCGCTTGGGTTTCGGGATCGCCAAAACGACAGTTAAATTCGAGAACTTTTGGCTCTCCGGCGGGGGAAATCATTAAACCCGCGTAGAGGACTCCCCGATAGTCAATGCCGCGTTTTTGCAGGGTGGCGACGATGGGGGCGAGGATGTCTCGGTTTACCGCTTCGATAATGGCGGCGGTGGCTATGGGTGCGGGGGCATAAACTCCCATACCGCCGGTATTTTTGCCGGTATCGCCTTCACCGATCCGCTTGTGATCTTGGGCGGGTAGCAGGGAACGAAAACTGATCCCATCGGTGAGGGTGAGGATAGACACTTCTTCTCCCTCTAGGAATTCTTCCACCACCACTTTAGTAAAGCCACCGGTAAAAAGATCATCGATCGCTTCTAGGGCCGTATCTACGGTTTCGGCGACAATTACCCCTTTTCCTGCGGCTAATCCGTCAGCTTTCACCACAATTGGCGCTCCTTGCTCTCGGATATAAGTTTTTGCTAATTCTGCATCGGTAAAGGTTTCCGAGACGGCGGTGATAACTGCTGCTTCGCTCATTAATTCTTTTGCCCAGGATTTGCTCGATTCAATTAAGGCCCCGGTTTGTGTGGGGCCAAAAACGGCAATTTCTTGGCCGAGAAGATGATCGGTAATGCCGAGGGAGAGGGGATATTCTGGCCCGACAACCACGAGATCGACGCAATTTTCTCGGGCAAAGCGGCTAATTTCGGCAAAATCCTCCATTGCTATGGGGATATTTTCACATTGAGGTAAAATTGCCGTTCCCCCATTACCTGGAATACAGAACACTTGTTCTACTTCGGGCGATTGCAGCAGTTTCCAAGCCAAGGCGTGTTCTCGACCACCACTGCCGATAACGATAATTTTCACGGATAAACGCAGCCTGAATGACGATGGTTTAATTATCCCCTAGCTCCGGGTCACCATTGGCTAGAAGTTGAGATTACTTAACTTTTTAATCGATTTGACGGATTCAGGAGGCAGGATTCAGGATTCAGGATTCAGGAGTCAGGAGTCAGGAGATAGGAGATAGGAGATAGGAGATAGGAGATAGGAGATAGGAGTCAGGAGATAGGAGTCAGGAGATAGGAGTCAGGAGATAGGAGATTATTTTATTTATTCTCCCCACACCCCACACCCCACACCCCACACCCCACACCCCACACCCCACTTCCCCACTTCCCCCCTTCTCCTCTCATAGACAGTCTTAACAAGTAATTTAGATAGCGAACAGCTGATCACTGGATTTGACGGAGACAGGACAAATCAGCTTGACCGAAATGAATACTAAAAGCTACTTGCAGATTTTCTAGGGATTTAACCAACCAAGGCACCCGCTCGCAAGAATAACTCTCGTAGTGGTTAAATAGAATCGCAAAACGTTTATCTAAGTGGGGTTTTGCCTGGGGACAGATCAAAATCAACTTGAGCAATAACCCCACAGTCCGAGTTACCCCCATATTGGTGATCATATCGATAAAAATGTAATGATCGGGTTTTTGCCCGCTTTCCACCACCAGATAATTTAACAGTTGGCTAGAAGTACGCAGCATGAGAAATTCACTCGGTTTTTGTTGATCGCAGTGGGGTAGAGTATTTTGCAGGACATCGTCGAGTTTTTTGTTAAATTGCCCCTTGCCGTAGTCTAGGGAGGTAATCAGATAATCGTAGAGGTCATTTTTAAAATCTTTATAGGTAGGGGTATAAACTGTATTCGCCAGAAAATTTTGCGAAAGCTCCTTATAAGTATAATTTCCTGCTACCGTCCCCAGATAATACTTGAGGGCGCGATTTAGCTCCTTATCATTGAGCAGGGTGGGATTTTCTACCGATTGAATGATTCTTCCCGCTTCTTCCCTGATTTTTGGGCGATGAGCAACCTGTGCCAAACGTACCTGATAGGTGACATAACGAGAGATATTTACCTCGAAACGGCTCTCGGTTTTCACCTTAATACGTCTAACGGTTTGTCGCTGTTCTCGGGGACTTTCATCACCGAGTAAATAGTAATCATAGAGATAGGGATAACGACTAATCAGGGTTCCCAGGGAAGCGGCGGTTTTTTCGCTGTATTTGCCGCTAATAATTCTCGCCAGACGCTGCAGCCTAACGTAGTCATCCGAGAAGGTAAAATTTTTGACCAGATGGCCCAAATTATTGGGGCTGCTGTAATGTCCGGGACGTGGGGAGGGCAAATTTTCCAGTAGCGATACCAATTCGGGAATTGCCGGCTGATGGGTAGGCTGCGTTTGCCATCGATTCACTAAAATATGACAGCAGCGGTTAAAGACATGATAAAAACGAATTTCGGCATCCTTAGCCTTGACAAGACGCTCTAGGGCTAAATAAATAGGAGCTTCTTGATAACCGCCACCTTCGATAAACAAACGACAAAAATCCTCGATTAATTGCTCGGGGGAATCGGTCCTGGCGCGGTCGAGCCAATAATCGTATAGTAGCTGTTCTTCGTCTCTTGTTTGTCTTTGTCCAGTGTTTAGACTAGCCATGGTTATTTGATTCAGCCCTCCTAAATCAGTAAGCGGATGGATTTTAGGGCTATGACCATAAAGGGGTCAATTGTGATTAGATAGTAGATGCTCCCTTCTTAGGATGCCCCTATTTTGGGTCATTGCACTGATCGAGTCGATCCATTTTAGCTTGGCAAGTTTGGGAAAATTCCCCTTGGCTTACCTGGCCAAGCTTGCGGACTATACCCAGATTACTAAAAATTTAGGCAGCGTACCCTGCTAATTAAGGCTCTTCGGTAATTGTTATGCAATGGACGGGGGTTATAAGGGATGGAACCCTTATATAGAAAGGCATTTAGCGATTTTTGTCAATTATTTTTGATCTAGAGCGAACTAATCAATTAAGTCTCTTACCAGATAAGGATTTAGTCGATTTATGACCCCCTATCGAACCATACCAAGTAACGAAGAACCCTAATTAAGTTAGCGAAAAGAAACCCCGATTGTATGTGATCTAAGTCACATTTAAACCTCAATCCATCTTCGAGATAATTCGGAATTTACCTAAAATGTCGGATGAATACCCACGCTACATTTTTCGACAAGATACTCACCTTTGCGGGGGATGAAATCCGACCAGAATATCAACCGCGTAGCATCGGTTTAATTCCATCATCTGTGGGTAAACTGTGTTATATTTAATTTAGCCAATGGTCGAGGATTGTTAGATGCTAGTCGTAGAAGCAAAGCTAAAAAACGGAACCCCAGAGCAATATCACCAGCTTGATGAAGCTATCAAAACTTCTCAGTTTGTGCGTAACTATTGTGTTCGTTATTGGCAGTCCAATCAAGGGACAACCCGCAATGATCTCCAAAAACTTTGTGCGGTACTAGCTAACAATAAAGAGACCCCATGGGTTAATAAATTAAACTCTCAAGCTCGTCAATCGGCTGCTGATAGAGCCTGGCAATCAATTAATCGGTTTTACCAGAATTGTCATGCTAAGATACCAGGGAAAAAGGGTTTTCCTCGGTTCAAAAAGCATAGTCGTTCGGTTGAGTATAAACTAACAGGCTACAAACTATCTGATGAGCGACATCAAATTAAGTTTACTGATGGTTTTAAAGCAGGAGAATTTGATTTATGGTGTAGTCAAAAAACCTTAGTTTATTATTCAGAACAACAGATTAAACGGGTAAGAGTTGTTAGACGTGCTGACGGTTATTATTGTCAGTTTTTGATTGACGTAGAACGGCAAGAATACCATAAACCAACGGGACAAATAACAGGAATTGACTTAGGGTTAAAAGAGTTTTATACTGACGCTCAAGGCAATACTGTAGAGAATCCACGTTATTTAAGCAAGTCAGAAAAACGACTGAAAAAAGCACAAAGGAGATTATCAAAACGATTTCGTCAAGTAAACAAACAGTCTAAAAACTATCACAAGCAACGGATAAAAGTAGCTAGGCTTCATCTTAAAGTATCAAGACAACGTAAAGACAAAGCAATTAAAGACGCTTTGGCGTTAGTCCAGTCTAATGATCTGGTAGTCTATGAGGCTTTAAAGGTAAGAAACTTAGTCAAAAACCGTAAGCTATCTAAGTCGATTTCTGATGCTTCTTGGTATCAATTCACTGAATGGTTGAATTATTTTGCCAAGATTTATCGGATTGTCTGTGTTGCTGTACCACCGCATTTCACTTCTCAAGATTGTTCAGTTTGTGGGACGAGAGTTCAAAAAACATTAAGTACTAGAACTCATCAATGTCCTAATTGTCAAACAGTCTTGGATAGGGATCATAATGCAGCAATAAATATTCTTAAAAAAGGGTTGCAATATTTGGGAAATTATCTCAACGGTACTGTTGGGCAAACAGAAACCGACCCAAACGACTTGGGAGAGTCCGGTCTCTGGATTTTCAGTGGAGACATTGAGAATCTAAGCTGTCTCGTTGAACAAGGAATTTCCGATAGTGATAGGTCAAGAATCCCCCGTCACAGCGTAGCTTGACGGTGGGAGTATGTTAATCCTAAGTATTTTTATTGTCTATGGCCTTTCATTTATCCCTCAATCAACTAGCTCAATTATTGTCCTTACAAGATAATGGTGACATAAGTTTTAGTCCCGATAGTTTAGTATCTGGCATTAATACTGATAGCCGTAGTATTGAGTCAGGACAAGCATTTTTGGCCTTAAAAGGTGATAATTTTAATGGTCATGATTTTATCGATATGGCTATCGAAAAAGGAGCGGCAACCTTGATTGTCGATCAGCCAGTTTCGGTAAATTCCTCTAGTAATATTCCTGTATTCCTAGTCCATAATACCCTAGAAACCTATCAGCAATTAGCCCATTGGTGGCGGAATCAATTTACTATACCCGTGATTGCTATTACGGGATCGGTGGGGAAAACCACGACTAAAGAATTAATCGCTTCGGTATTAGCAACCCAGGGAAAGGTACATAAAACCCTGGCTAATTATAACAATGAGATCGGAGTGCCGAAAACTCTCCTCGAACTGGATGAAACTCACAATAGTGCCGTAATCGAGATGGGAATGCGGGGACGGGGAGAAATTGCCCTGCTCGCTCAAATCACCCGACCGACGATCGCAGTGATTACTAATGTGGGAACCGCTCACATCGGTCGTTTAGGGTCGGAAGCAGCGATCGCAGAGGCCAAATGCGAGTTATTGGCCGAGTCGCCTTCTAGTAGTATAGCTGTTCTTAACTACGATCACCCTTTACTTACCGAAACAGCTAAACGGGTATGGCAGGGGGAAACAATTACCTATGGCTTCTCTGGCGGCGATATAGTCGGGGAATTACTGGATTTAACTACTTTACGAGTAAATGGACTAGATTTTAACTTACCTTTATCCGGTCGTCATCATGCTTTAAATTTTATGGCGGCCTTGGCCGTAGCGAAAATTTTAGGCATCGATTGGACTTCTTTGCAAGAGGGAATTAAAGTTAATTTACCCAGTGGTCGGGCCAAACGTTACCAATTAGCAACCGATATCCTACTCCTCGATGAAACCTATAACGCGGGTCTAGAATCAATGTTAGCGGCCTTGGATTTACTGAAAGCTACCCCCGGTCAGCGTCATATTGCTGTTTTAGGCACGATGAAGGAGTTAGGGTCTTTTTCGGAGCAATTACATCGCCAAGTCGGTGAGAGGGTGCAAAAACTAGGCATAGATCGCTTGTTTGTCTTGGTAGATGACCCGGAAGCTAAGTTTATTGCTGAGGCGGCTACTGCGGTCGATTGCGAATGTTTTCAAACTCACGCAGATTTAATTAATCGTTTAAAGGAAGTGATCGATTTCGGCGATCGCATTTTATGTAAAGCTTCCCATTCCGTCGGTTTAAATCGGGTGGTGGAGGAGTTAATTCAGTGATATTGGGAGTTAGGGAATAGGTGTTAGAGAAGAGAGCATTTTTTAGCAAGAATAGCCGATTAAAAACTGTTTTTTCGGGGATTTTAGTCCTAGTTTTCTTTTTTTCGGCCGTTCAAGTCTCTTTTGCCCAAGAATCGAGACGACTGGATACTTATCTCCCGGATCTCAGTGGTTTAGCTTGGGTAGAAGCGGATATTTTTCTAGGGGTTCACGATGCCAAAAATAAGGGCAAAAACAGTGATCCATCTCAACCAAGGCTGAGTCTTTTACAGCTGCCTACAGAGGAAAAACCGCTATTATGGCAGGTTTTAAGGGTAGATTGGCCAAATCCAGAGGGATTGAGTAACGATCTCGAAAGTATTACTTCTATCCCAGAAACTAATTTATTTTTGTTGGCTGAAAGTGGCGAGAAAAAACCTTTTCAAAGACTATTTTTAGTAGCATATAACCAGCAAAAAGTCAAGATAGTTGAGCAAATAAATTGGCCGATCGCGGTGGAAAATGTAGAGGCGATCGCTGTTAGTCGGCAAGGCGATCGTTATCTATTTATCTACGCAGAACGGGCCGATAGTCAAGAGAGTACAAAGATTCGCTGGACGGATATCTCCTTCAATCCCTTAAAATTCGGGGAATTTCAGTCGGTAACTTTTCGGAGTCCTTTTGGTAGTGGTAAAAATATTCGCCTCATCTCCGATTTAGCCGTAGATAAGCAAGGTAATATCTACATAGCTTCCGCTGACGATCCAGATAGTGCGGGAGTGTTTAGAAGTGCTGTTTACCGTATCGGTCAAGTTACAGCCGATAATAGCCTAATTATTGCCCCTAATCCCCAAAAAATTGCAGAAATCGACGGCTCCAAAGTGGAAGCGGTGACTACCAGAGAATCTCCTAGAGGTAAAGTAGAAGTCTTTATCGGTACAGATGATGAGAATTATGGCGGTTTTATGCGACCTCTGCTGTTAGATAATTACTCGCAGCTAGAAATCCGCTAGACCGCAGCATACTTTGTGCTTTTTGTCAAAAAAACTTTTTTTTTGCAATAAAACTACACAAAAAAAAGATCATCGTTGTGGGTGAAATTGACTCATTTACCTGTCTTAATTAGGATCACCTTCTAGGTGTGGCAAGGGTTTCAACCGTTGCTGCCCAAAAAAGCACAGAAAGAGCCACTATGAAATTCCATAAAATCGCTGTAACCATCATAACATCGTTGTTAAATAAAAATCTTTCTCAATTAATTTTTAAGAATTTGTAAATATTGCGGAATGTTAATTTAAATATTCTCAAGTTTTTGGAGTTAATCAATAATTTTTGCTTATCTTTGTCCAACATTGGGTTAGGAGACAGTTATCAGTTATCAGTTATCAGTTATCAGTTATCAGTTATCAGTTATCAGATGTGAGTTTTTAGTTTAGACCTCTTGCATAATTTTTTTATGGTATAATATAAGGTTTTGCTTTTTTCTCAATTCTTAGATTGAAGTGGAAAAAAGAATAAAATGTGATCTTAGGTCAGGAAATCATCTATAATTTTGCTATGTTTATTAGCAAAATTATGGATTATCAAAACTTATCAGATGAACAATTCAAACGCCGTTTCGGTGTGTACAAACAAACATATAGAAAGATGGTAGAATCAGTAAAAAGTGTTGAAGCCGACTCTAATTCACCATCTAAAAGGGGACCGAAACCTAAACTATCTATAGAAGAACAAGTTTTAGTAACGTTAGAATATTGGCGAGAATATAGAACATATTTTCACATTGGTACAAGCTGGGAACTATCAGAATCAACTATATGTCGGATTGTAAATAAGACGGAAAAAATGCTTTTACAATCGGGAAACTTCCGTTTAAAAGGAAAAAAAGCTTTACTCAATCAAGCAGAGATACCGGTCATAACGGTAATGGATGTAACGGAAACTCCCATTGAACGCCCCCAAAAGAAACAGAAAGATTTTTTTTCGGGTAAAAGAGGTTATCATACTTTAAAATCCCAATTAGTAGCTGATCAAAATACAGAGGAAATTATCTGTGTCTTCTGTGGGAAAGGTAGAGGTCATGATTTTAGTTTATTTAAAAAAAGTCGAGTTCGTTTTCATCCTTTAACTACCAGCATAGAAGACAGTGGTTATCAGGGAATAGCTGCATACCATAGTAATAGTTATACACCGAAAAAGAAATCGAAAAATAGAAAATTAACAGAGTTAGAAAAAGAGTATAACAAGGCTTTAGCTAAAGAAAGGATTATCATTGAACATATAAATAGGAAACTCAAAATCTTTAAAATCTTATCCTGTAAATATCGGAATCGTCGTCGAAGATATAGTTTAAGAGTTAACTTGTTGGCGGCTATTTATAACTGTGAGTTAGGGATAGGTATAGCAGCTTCTTAAAAGTTGCCTAAAGATTAATCAAGTCAAGGAGAATTTATTCTCAATTATAAAAATTGAGATAGTTTGTGCCGCTTAAATAAAGAGGTTTTGATAACCAAATTAAAGCAGCTCTAAAGAGTTTTGAGTTAAAAGTTAAACTTCAAGTTTTCATTCAGGACGAATGTACTGATTAACTAATTTTTTGGGGAAAATTAGTTAACCCATCATTATAACATATAATTAATTTGCAAGAGTTCTTTTATTGTTTACTGAAAAAGCTCCCCACACCCCACACCCTACACCCTACACCCCACACCCCACACCCCACATCCCTCTCCCTGCTCCCTAACCCGCAACCCCTATTTTCCGTCTAAACTTTTGTATAGGGATAGTCTGGGAAAGTATCGATAACTCTTAGACTAAGTAATTCGGGACTCACATCACAATATAGACTATGGCTTACTATTGGTTTAAAGCATTTCACCTGATTGGGGTAGTTGTTTGGTTTGCGGGACTATTTTATTTGGTACGTTTGTTTGTCTATCACGCGGAGGCAGCAACAGAAACGGAACCCGCACAAGCTATTCTGAAAGCACAATACGAGATCATGGAGAAGCGACTCTACAATATCATTACCACACCGGGGATGATTGTCACCGTAGCCATGGCGATCGGTTTAATCTCCACAGAACCGGAAATTTTAAAATCGGGATGGTTACATATTAAATTATCCTTTGTGGCTCTTTTACTGCTCTATCATTTCTACTGTGGTCGCATCATGAAAAAGCTAGAAAAAGGGGAATGTAATTGGACGGGACAGCAATTTCGGGCCTTAAATGAAGCACCAACCCTGTTATTGGTAGTTATTGTCCTTTTGGCAGTATTTAAGAATCAATTACCCCTCGATTTGACCACTTGGTTAATTGTAGCTTTAGTGGTATTAATGGCGGTGACAATCCAACTTTATGCTAAAAAACGTCGCAAAGATCAAGAAAAACTTCGGCAAAATACTCCCCAAAAAGAAGAAGTAGCGATCAGGTAAATTATCTCAATCATTCCCTAGGTTTCTAGGATAACAGTTAAGAGTGGTTTGACAGCTGTGGGATGGTCTTTTTAGTCCATCCCAATTGTATAGGTAGCAACGTTTAGCTTTTAGCTTTTTGGCTTTTTGCTACTTTTGAGCTTATACAAAAACTATTTTTAATAGTGTGATGAACTCCCAAGCTATGGATTGTTTCTCCCTGCTCCGGCGCTCCGCTGCTCCCCTATACCTTTTAAACAGGATTTAGTATAAACCTCTTGCGAACAGGAAACGCTATAAATAAAAACAATCTCCTGACGACCGACTCCTGACGACCGACTCCTGACTACTGGCTACTGACTCCTAACCCTAACAACAATTGTTGATTTTTACAAGAGGTCCTATGAATAGTTGCTGGATAGATTGGGAAAAAATAACTAGAGATTTTCTCAGTTCCCGCAAACTCAAGCAAGTTGCTGAATTGCGAGGATTCTATCGAGTTAATCCCTCTGGTATTCCTAGAATTCCCCCCGATTTAGAATTGAGAGACTACCAAAATACAGCGATTATCAGTTGGTTTCGTAATCGGGGACGGGGAACTTTAAAAATGGCCACCGGCAGCGGTAAAACTATTACTGCTTTAGCTATTGCCATGGAACTTTACCAAGCGATAGAACTGCAAGTATTATTAGTAATTTGCCCCTATCGTCACCTAGTCAATCAATGGCAACGAGAAGCGGAAAAATTTAATCTTAAACCGATTTTAGCCTACGAAAGTGTCCATACATGGCAAAGTCAACTAGCCACAGAATTATATAATGTGCAAGCGGGTAATCAAAAATTTGTCACTATTTTAACTACTAACTCAACTTTTATTAGCGAGGGGTTTCAATCACAAATAAAATTTTTTCCCGATAAAACTTTAATCGTTGGTGATGAAGCACATAATTTAGGTTCCCCCCGATTAGAAGAATTATTACCCCGTTCTTTAGGTCTAAGATTGGCTTTATCCGCTACTCCTGAAAGATATTTTGATGAGGAAGGCACTGACGCTATTCTTGATTATTTTGGACAAATTCTACAACCAGAATTTACCTTAGCTGATGCTATTAGTAAAGGAGCTTTAGTCAATTATTTTTATTATCCAGTCTTGGTTGAATTAACCGACGGTGAGGCTTTATTATACGCAAAATTAACCCAAAGAATCGGCTGGACTTTGCAGAAAAATAGTAATTTCAATGGTAATGAAAACCTCACCGCTTTGTTAATGCAAAGGTCACGATTAGTCGGTTCAGCAAGT is a genomic window containing:
- a CDS encoding glycosyltransferase family 4 protein, giving the protein MRILLYSYNYYPEPIGIAPLMTELAEGLVKRGHQVRVLTAFPWYPNSEIDPEYRGKIYLEEERNGVKIQRSYVWARPQRSLKNRILFELSFVFLSFFQALKGEKPDLIFLTVPGLPVCVPAALLSKLYGVPIILNLQDILPDAAVHVGLLTNEKMIKVFSRLEKFAYQTASKISVIADGFTKNLLTKNVPSQKIIEIPNWVDVSFIKPLPKNNNYFRQENHLEGKFVVLYSGNIALTQPLETLIDAAVYLVDIPEIKVVIVGKKEALDRLEKYRQQQGASNVLLLPFQPREKLPEMLAAADVGMVMQKHNVISFNMPSKIQVLLASGRAIIASVAADGTAARAIERSGGGLVVTPEDPEALATAILKLYKNPDLATILGEKGRQYAEENYAFEKTLDQYENLFSQVVS
- the purD gene encoding phosphoribosylamine--glycine ligase encodes the protein MKIIVIGSGGREHALAWKLLQSPEVEQVFCIPGNGGTAILPQCENIPIAMEDFAEISRFARENCVDLVVVGPEYPLSLGITDHLLGQEIAVFGPTQTGALIESSKSWAKELMSEAAVITAVSETFTDAELAKTYIREQGAPIVVKADGLAAGKGVIVAETVDTALEAIDDLFTGGFTKVVVEEFLEGEEVSILTLTDGISFRSLLPAQDHKRIGEGDTGKNTGGMGVYAPAPIATAAIIEAVNRDILAPIVATLQKRGIDYRGVLYAGLMISPAGEPKVLEFNCRFGDPETQAVLPLLETPLAPLLLACAQQKLTDFPSLQWRSGSAVCVVAASAGYPDHYEKGQLITGIKAAETAGAIVFHAGTVLKHGDIFTDGGRVLGVTAMGANFNQAIELAYQSVKRIHFQGIYYRRDIGHRVREK
- a CDS encoding RNA-guided endonuclease InsQ/TnpB family protein; its protein translation is MLVVEAKLKNGTPEQYHQLDEAIKTSQFVRNYCVRYWQSNQGTTRNDLQKLCAVLANNKETPWVNKLNSQARQSAADRAWQSINRFYQNCHAKIPGKKGFPRFKKHSRSVEYKLTGYKLSDERHQIKFTDGFKAGEFDLWCSQKTLVYYSEQQIKRVRVVRRADGYYCQFLIDVERQEYHKPTGQITGIDLGLKEFYTDAQGNTVENPRYLSKSEKRLKKAQRRLSKRFRQVNKQSKNYHKQRIKVARLHLKVSRQRKDKAIKDALALVQSNDLVVYEALKVRNLVKNRKLSKSISDASWYQFTEWLNYFAKIYRIVCVAVPPHFTSQDCSVCGTRVQKTLSTRTHQCPNCQTVLDRDHNAAINILKKGLQYLGNYLNGTVGQTETDPNDLGESGLWIFSGDIENLSCLVEQGISDSDRSRIPRHSVA
- a CDS encoding UDP-N-acetylmuramoyl-tripeptide--D-alanyl-D-alanine ligase, with protein sequence MAFHLSLNQLAQLLSLQDNGDISFSPDSLVSGINTDSRSIESGQAFLALKGDNFNGHDFIDMAIEKGAATLIVDQPVSVNSSSNIPVFLVHNTLETYQQLAHWWRNQFTIPVIAITGSVGKTTTKELIASVLATQGKVHKTLANYNNEIGVPKTLLELDETHNSAVIEMGMRGRGEIALLAQITRPTIAVITNVGTAHIGRLGSEAAIAEAKCELLAESPSSSIAVLNYDHPLLTETAKRVWQGETITYGFSGGDIVGELLDLTTLRVNGLDFNLPLSGRHHALNFMAALAVAKILGIDWTSLQEGIKVNLPSGRAKRYQLATDILLLDETYNAGLESMLAALDLLKATPGQRHIAVLGTMKELGSFSEQLHRQVGERVQKLGIDRLFVLVDDPEAKFIAEAATAVDCECFQTHADLINRLKEVIDFGDRILCKASHSVGLNRVVEELIQ
- a CDS encoding IS5-like element ISMae4 family transposase, with protein sequence MFISKIMDYQNLSDEQFKRRFGVYKQTYRKMVESVKSVEADSNSPSKRGPKPKLSIEEQVLVTLEYWREYRTYFHIGTSWELSESTICRIVNKTEKMLLQSGNFRLKGKKALLNQAEIPVITVMDVTETPIERPQKKQKDFFSGKRGYHTLKSQLVADQNTEEIICVFCGKGRGHDFSLFKKSRVRFHPLTTSIEDSGYQGIAAYHSNSYTPKKKSKNRKLTELEKEYNKALAKERIIIEHINRKLKIFKILSCKYRNRRRRYSLRVNLLAAIYNCELGIGIAAS
- the hemJ gene encoding protoporphyrinogen oxidase HemJ, which encodes MAYYWFKAFHLIGVVVWFAGLFYLVRLFVYHAEAATETEPAQAILKAQYEIMEKRLYNIITTPGMIVTVAMAIGLISTEPEILKSGWLHIKLSFVALLLLYHFYCGRIMKKLEKGECNWTGQQFRALNEAPTLLLVVIVLLAVFKNQLPLDLTTWLIVALVVLMAVTIQLYAKKRRKDQEKLRQNTPQKEEVAIR
- a CDS encoding DNA phosphorothioation system restriction enzyme, which gives rise to MNSCWIDWEKITRDFLSSRKLKQVAELRGFYRVNPSGIPRIPPDLELRDYQNTAIISWFRNRGRGTLKMATGSGKTITALAIAMELYQAIELQVLLVICPYRHLVNQWQREAEKFNLKPILAYESVHTWQSQLATELYNVQAGNQKFVTILTTNSTFISEGFQSQIKFFPDKTLIVGDEAHNLGSPRLEELLPRSLGLRLALSATPERYFDEEGTDAILDYFGQILQPEFTLADAISKGALVNYFYYPVLVELTDGEALLYAKLTQRIGWTLQKNSNFNGNENLTALLMQRSRLVGSASNKLQALQQLMQERLDTDHTLFYCGDGYVENYTANYRRQVEAVTHLLGNQLGYRVATYTAETSLEEREKIRQQFEEGYLQGLVAIRCLDEGVDLPSIQNAVILASSGNPRQFIQRRGRILRPHPDKKQATLFDMIVMPPTLDRETWEVERNLLRKELKRFLEFAQLAINAQEAETKLGEIQDRYCLLSN